Within the [Enterobacter] lignolyticus SCF1 genome, the region CAGCTCCGGTCGCCACTGCGGCCACACCGGGAACAGCTGGCGCGGCTGCAGGAAGTACTGCGGCTCGGTCAGCGCATGCACCACCTGTAGCGCCGTCGACAGCGCGAGGAACATAAACCACAGCGGCGCGGACAGGTATGACATCACCCCCGTCAGGAACACCGCGCGGTGAACCGGGTGCATCCCTTTGACCAGGAACAGACGGAAGTTCATCAGGTTGCCCTGGCACCAGCGGCGGTCACGCTTGAGCTCATCCAGCAGGTTTGGCGGCAGCTCTTCGTACGATCCCGGCAAGTCATAGGCGATCCAGACGCCCCATCCGGCACGGCGCATCAGCGCGGCTTCGACGAAGTCATGCGACAGAATAGACCCGGCAAAGTTACCTTCGCCCGGCAGCGGCGCCAGCGCGCAGTGCTCGATAAACGGCTTCACGCGGATGATGGCGTTATGGCCCCAGTAGTGCGATTCCCCAAGCTGCCAGAAATGCAGACCGGCGGTAAACAGCGGGCCGTATACGCGGGTTGCGAACTGCTGGCAGCGCGCGTACAGCGTATCCATACCGGACGCTTTCGGCGATGACTGGATGATACCGGCGTTCGGGTTAGCCTCCATCAGGCGAACGAGTCCGGTCAGGCACTCGCCGCTCATAACGGAGTCTGCGTCCAGCACCACCATATAGCTGTACTGGCTGCCCCAGCGGCGGCAGAAGTCATCAATGTTGCCGCTCTTACGCTTAACGCGGCGGCGGCGGCGGCGATAAAAAATCTGCCCTTCGCCCTGCACTTCCGCGATAAGGTCCATCCAGGCCTTTTGCTCCTGGACGCAAATATCGGGGTTGTAGCTGTCGCTCAGGATATACACGTCAAAGTGCTGCTGCTGCCCGGTCGCCTTCACCGACTCCCACGTCGCGCGCAGACCGGCGAAAACGCGATCCACGTCTTCGTTACAGATAGGCATGATAAGCGCGGTACGGTGCTCAGGGTTGAGCGGTTCATCACCCACCGTCGAGGCCGAAATACTGTATTTGTCCCGGCCAATCAGCAACTGCAGGAAGCCCATCAGCGCGGTCCAGAACCCGGCGGAAACCCAGCAGAAAAGCACGGCAAACAGGATTAATATCCCGGTCTGCAGCACGTACGGCAGCAGCTGCATGAACGACACCCACAGCGCCTGCCCTTTCATGTCCATTGGGTTGATAAGCGCCCAGCCCTGATACGGAAGAATGGTCTTCATATACCAGGTGGCGACAACGGTTTGCGCCAGCGTCAGCAGCAGCAGAATGTAGCGACGAATGGTGCCGACGGTACGCCACTTCTGCTCATGCTCGCGCTCTTCCTGTGTCAGACGCGCCAGGTAGCGCGGCGTAACGTCACGGCCCAGCATGCGGTCCCAGAAGCGTCCGATAGGGTTGGTGCGCCAGGGGTCCGGAAACATCGAGGAGCGCTTCGCCTTCGGCATCGCCTCAAGCTGGGTGCGCCCTTCGTCATCGCGAACCAGCTGTCCGTCCGCCAGAGAATCCGGCCACGCCTGCTCAAGACGCGCTTTTACCGAACCGAGCGGCGAATCATCTTCGCGCGCGAACGGCTGATGGTCGGTATCCAGCGCCTGATGCAGAGCGCAAAAGTCCGTTGTCGGCAATGCCGCCTTCTCCGCAGCGGAGAGCGGCATTGCGTCGATATACTCAGTTGTCTTATTCATTGGCAGGTAGCTGATAGCTCCAGGTTTCACTCAGCGTCTGGTCAGCGTTGACCAGCGCGGCCCGCATCTCAGTCGTCTTCTTCGGATCTTTCACTTTTACGCGCAGCGTCATGCGCCAGCCTTTGGTTATCGGGTTATAGCGCACGCTGTTGGCAACGATTTCACCATTGTCGCCGATGCTCGCCTGCGCCGTTACCGGAGTATCCTGCGGCATTTTCTTCATGTCCGCGCCGGTGAAATCAACGATAAAGGCAATCGTGCCGTCAGGCTGACGAATCAGGTTGGACTGTTTAACATCGCCGGTAGAGCGGCGAGTCTGCATGACATACGCGTTGTCCGGCGCATGCAGCTTATCTTCGTCGCGGCTGAAGGTGATGGTGTACTTGAAGTTCATCTCTTTACCGGCATCCGGCAGCTGATCCGGCGTCCAGTAAGCGACGATGTTGTCGTTGGTCTCATCGTTGGTCGGAATTTCCACCAGTTCGACTTTGCCTTTGCCCCAGTCGCCTTTTGGCGTGACCCACGCGCTTGGACGCTGGTCGTAGCGGTCGTCCAGATCTTCAAAGCGGGAGAACTGACGGCCGCGCTGCAGCAGGCCAAACCCCTGCGGGTTTTCCATCGCATAGCTGCTCACCGCCAGATGTTTCGGGTTGTTCAGCGGACGCCAGATCCACTCGCCGTTGCCCGCGAGGATAGACAAACCGTTAGAGTCATGGAGCTCAGGACGGTAGTTGACGGTCGGGGAAGGCTGGTTAGGCCCGAAGAGGAACATGCTGGTCAGCGGCGCAACGCCCAGTTTGCCGACTTTATCGCGAAGATAAACTTTCGACTGCACGTCAACGACCGTGTCGCGGCCCGGCATAATGACAAAGCGGTAGGCGCCGGTCGCGCGCGGCGAATCCAGCAACGCATAGATAGTCAGGCGCTTATCGGTCGGTTTTGGACGCTCAACCCAAAACTCGCGGAAACGCGGGAATTCTTCCCCGGAAGGCAGCGCCGTATCGATGGCAAGACCGCGCGCGGACAGACCGTAAGTCTGGCCCTGGCCAATTACGCGGAAGTAGCTGGCTCCGAGCATGCTGACGATTTCATCGTTTTTGTCTTTGCTGTTGATCGGATAGAGCACTTTGAAACCCGCGAAGCCCAGATCCTTCACCGTATCTTTATCGTGCTGAACATCGCCGAAGTTGAAGTAATCCGGGCTGTACTTGATTTTGTGAACGGACGTTGCGGTTACCTCATTAATGGTCACCGGCGAGTCGAAATACATGCCCTGATGGTAAAATTCGAGCTTAAATGGGGTCTTAGTGTTGTTCCAGTAGGCTTTATCGTGATTGAACTGGATTTGCTGGTAGTCCGCGTATTTCATGTCACGGAAAACGGAAGGCAGGTTGCTTTTCGGCGCTTCATAGCCCTTTCCGGCAAGAGATTGAGCCTGCTTCGCTACATCATCAATATTGAATGCCCATGCAGATGAAGTACACAGGGACAACATTACGGCTGCGCCTAACCAACGCAGTTTCATCATCTGTGGTTTATGTTTCATAATAAGTAAGCACTTCCCCCTTTGTGTGCTTAAATCGATCCGATCCATTTTACTGGAAACTCAAGCAATCCGACAACATAATCCCTGTTTTGTTCGGCCTGGTGGCTTAGGGATTAAACAACCGTCTACCTGCGCTTGCACTTTGCGTGCTTATCCTGGAGACAGGTTTACGTACTTGGTGTAGGGTTGCTGCGAATATACCCCTTTATCGCCCCGTGCGATAAGACGATTTATCCGAGAATTCATTGATTTTATGAATAAAGTACCCGCACAACGTGAATACTTTCTCGACTCCATCCGCGCATGGCTGATGCTGCTCGGGATCCCGTTCCACATATCGCTGATCTACTCCAGCCATACGTGGCACGTGAATAGCGCCGAACCGTCGTGGTGGCTCACGGTGTTTAATGACTTTATCCACTCGTTCCGCATGCAGGTTTTTTTTGTCATTTCCGGCTATTTTTCCTACATGCTGTATCTGCGATACCCGATGAAAAAGTGGTGGCAGGTGCGCGTCGAGCGCGTCGGCATCCCGATGCTGACTGCGATCCCTCTTCTCACCCTGCCGCAGTTCATTATGCTGCAGTATGTGAACGGCAAGGCCGGCGTCTGGAGCGATCTTTCGCGGTATGACAAATACAATACGCTGGCGTGGGAGCTGGTCTCGCATCTCTGGTTCCTGCTGGTGCTGGTGGTGTTAACCACGCTGGGCCTTGCCATGTTCAGATGGATTAAGCAGCGTCAACAGGCCTCAATTACGGCGTTTTTCGACAACATTACCCTCGGCAAGCTGACGCTTGTGTTTTTGGGATTGGGCGTTTTTTATGCCGCGATGCGCCGTACGCTGTTTATCTTTTTCCCGCACACGCTAAGCGACGGGCTGTTTAACTTTGTCGTGATGCAGACCCTTTTCTACCTGCCCTTCTTTATCCTTGGCGCGCAGACGTTCGTGAATGCCCGGCTGAAAACGCTGTTCATCACCCCTTCGCCCTGGTCCATGGCTGGGGCGTTGCTCGGTTTCATTGCCTATCGGGTAAACCAGCACTTTGGCTCCGGCGATGCCTGGATGTATGAAACAGAGTATGTCATCACCATGGTGCTTGGACTGCTGATGGTGAATGTCGTCTTTTCACTGGGGTACCGCCTGCTTAACTTCCAGTCGGCGCGCGTGACCTATTTTGTTAATGCTTCGCTGTTTATTTACCTCGTCCATCATCCGCTGACGCTGCTGTATGGCGCCTGGATAGCGCCGGCGATCGGCTCAGATACGCTGGGCTTTATTACCGGACTGGTGTTTGTCATCGGGAGTGCCGTTATCTTGTACGAACTGCACCTGCGCATTCCCCTGCTTCGCTTCTTGTTCTCAGGAAAACCGCAGCCGCGCCATACCGAGGCGCACGCTTCAGCGTCAAAACCGGCCTAAAATCTGCCGGGCGGCAGCGCCCGGCAGGATCCGCACATTCAGTACGCTATTTGTAATCGACGATCACGGTCGCCAGGGTATGCTGGGGGTTCAGGTAATGCATGCTGATACTGGCGATGTTGTTGCTCATCGCCGTCCCCGCCTCCGCCTGCTGATAAGAAATAGCCGTGGTGCTTACCTTCCCGTTTCGCATACATCGCAGTGAAACGGCCTGTGAACTGGTCGCGATATCGCAGGGATCCTCAACAATCTGGCCAACAAAATGAATGACGCCGCCCTGAGCCGGTGGCGAGGATGCCTGCACGCCAGCAGAAAACAACGCGGAGGAGAGACAAACAAAAGGGAATACAAACTTAACCAATGTTTTCATCGCGTAGCTCTTTGTATTCACATCATCCGTGAAGAGTAAGGGATGTACGCTGCCCCGCAGACGCACGCGCTTTCATCACGACACTGTCGAAACCACACTGTTAAAAATAATAATGAAGGGGCATTCCCGCCACTGTGTCCCCTCAGTGAGCCATAGCGTCGTTCTCACAGTACGTCCGCTGATTAAAGCGCAACATGCGATATTCAATGGGTTGAAAAACGGTGAAAAAGCGGTCTTTACGGCAGGATGATGCTGCTGAGAGGACGTCTGGCGCATCCTGCCTTTCCGCATAAATGAGTGTGCACCAGAGAAACGCGCGGGACTGGCTCACCGGCGGTATCGCCACATACGGTTCCGCTCCCGCAGCGCGGCGGATGAACAAGAAAATATCATTAATATAAGAATATAGATTTGCATATGATTTCGTTATCTTTTCCGCCTGAAAATACCGGTAAACGAAACAGCAGAACCCACCGAATTTAACTCCCAGGCGTCTCCAATACACTTTCCATACCACTTCCCGCGGAATTGAATAAAAATAATATTTAACGCCGATAACGCTTATCAAAAAATAAATGATGAACAATGGTGATTTAAAGTTAAGTCGCGGGTCTTATTGCAATTTTGCATCTAATACTTTTTCAGTATTTTTAAAATAACCTTAAAATACAATATATTACAATAAAAAATAAATTTAGTATGACAAATATTTTTTTATCTGATTTTTAGCGTAAAAATAAAAAGACATTTAATTTTACATTTAGTTACATAATACAGCCTTGTTTAGTCAATTATTATTATCTAGATTTTAAATTAATTCTCTCGAATGATTTTTTGTATTGCTTATTTCCTTGTGCAACTTGTACAAGCCTGAACACTGGCACTTAACTCAATGCTTTAATTATATAAAAATGACTATCACAGCATCTGGAGTGAATCATGAGAACGGATAAAACCCCATCAGTTCTTAGGTCATTGTTATTAATTACAAGACCTTCCTTACAATCAACGCTGTTGCTGCAGGCGCTTAAAAAACGTTTTTACAACGACGTCACCCTGGAGCACTGCGATGTCGTTGATAGCGAGATCGTTGACGACGGTGACCTGCTGCTGTTCGATATGCAGTCTATTGACAGCCAGGCCATGCATCAGTGGTGCTTCGCCCTGCAAAACTGCCCAAAGCAGTTCAAAGTGCTGCTCTTCAACACGCCTCAGCACTACCACAACCGCGACATTGTCGAATGGCCGATGATTAGCGGCGTTTTCCACACTGAAACGGATGAAGAGCATTTGATAGACGGTATCAAAAACGTCTGCCGGGGAGAGAAGTGCTTCCCTAAAGTCATCAATGACTACATCGTTCAGCAGCTTAATCTTTCTCATCCGCAATGGAATGAGTGCGTTGAACTTACGCGTCGGGAAAAAGAGATCCTCTGCAAGCTTCGTCAGGGGGCTTCAAATATTGAAATCGCTCATTTGCTTTTTATCAGTGAAAACACGGTGAAAACGCATATCTATAATTTGTTTAAGAAGCTTTCAGTCAAAAACAGGACGCAGGCAGTTTTTTGGGCCAACAGAAATCTGCGCTGACGGAACGGAAAGCAGAAACACGTTTACTTTTGTTCTCTCCAGGATATATACAGCTAAGCGATAGTCAGTGAGTATGCAGTGGCTGCACTCAACGATATCATTGCGCCTGACTGTTGGCTCGCATAAGTGACGTCTTTTTTGTCGCAGTGCGAATTTGAAAATATAATACATACAGCAATTATTCCCTGGCACGCCAAAATTGATAGCCGTGATATAATAATGACCATGACTAATCAACGGACGATCTACCACAAATCACAGCGGCAAACGGCGCCGGGGGATACTTAAAATACAGACTAACCTCCCCCACCTCTGATATGTCGCATTTTTATATCTCATATCGCGACAGCAAGACGGCCACCGCTCTGGTGGTCGTCTTTTTTCTTCGATAAAGACATCTCCAGCCTATTGTCAGGGCTACAAAGACTGACGTCGAAAAAGA harbors:
- the mdoH gene encoding glucans biosynthesis glucosyltransferase MdoH, producing the protein MNKTTEYIDAMPLSAAEKAALPTTDFCALHQALDTDHQPFAREDDSPLGSVKARLEQAWPDSLADGQLVRDDEGRTQLEAMPKAKRSSMFPDPWRTNPIGRFWDRMLGRDVTPRYLARLTQEEREHEQKWRTVGTIRRYILLLLTLAQTVVATWYMKTILPYQGWALINPMDMKGQALWVSFMQLLPYVLQTGILILFAVLFCWVSAGFWTALMGFLQLLIGRDKYSISASTVGDEPLNPEHRTALIMPICNEDVDRVFAGLRATWESVKATGQQQHFDVYILSDSYNPDICVQEQKAWMDLIAEVQGEGQIFYRRRRRRVKRKSGNIDDFCRRWGSQYSYMVVLDADSVMSGECLTGLVRLMEANPNAGIIQSSPKASGMDTLYARCQQFATRVYGPLFTAGLHFWQLGESHYWGHNAIIRVKPFIEHCALAPLPGEGNFAGSILSHDFVEAALMRRAGWGVWIAYDLPGSYEELPPNLLDELKRDRRWCQGNLMNFRLFLVKGMHPVHRAVFLTGVMSYLSAPLWFMFLALSTALQVVHALTEPQYFLQPRQLFPVWPQWRPELAIALFASTMVLLFLPKLLSIILVWCKGSKEYGGFCRVTVSLLLEVLFSVLLAPVRMLFHTVFVVSAFLGWEVVWNSPQRDDDSTPWGEAFMRHGSQLLLGLVWAVGMAWLDLRFLFWLAPIVFSLILSPFVSVISSRATIGLRTKRWKLFLIPEEYSPPQVLKDTDAYLEMNRNRTLENGFMHAVFNPSFNALATAMATARHRESKVLEIARDRHVEQALNETPDKLNRDRRLVLLSDPVTMARMHYRVWAAPEKYSSWVSHYSTIAPLALKVK
- the mdoG gene encoding glucans biosynthesis protein MdoG, which translates into the protein MKHKPQMMKLRWLGAAVMLSLCTSSAWAFNIDDVAKQAQSLAGKGYEAPKSNLPSVFRDMKYADYQQIQFNHDKAYWNNTKTPFKLEFYHQGMYFDSPVTINEVTATSVHKIKYSPDYFNFGDVQHDKDTVKDLGFAGFKVLYPINSKDKNDEIVSMLGASYFRVIGQGQTYGLSARGLAIDTALPSGEEFPRFREFWVERPKPTDKRLTIYALLDSPRATGAYRFVIMPGRDTVVDVQSKVYLRDKVGKLGVAPLTSMFLFGPNQPSPTVNYRPELHDSNGLSILAGNGEWIWRPLNNPKHLAVSSYAMENPQGFGLLQRGRQFSRFEDLDDRYDQRPSAWVTPKGDWGKGKVELVEIPTNDETNDNIVAYWTPDQLPDAGKEMNFKYTITFSRDEDKLHAPDNAYVMQTRRSTGDVKQSNLIRQPDGTIAFIVDFTGADMKKMPQDTPVTAQASIGDNGEIVANSVRYNPITKGWRMTLRVKVKDPKKTTEMRAALVNADQTLSETWSYQLPANE
- the mdoC gene encoding glucans biosynthesis protein MdoC produces the protein MNKVPAQREYFLDSIRAWLMLLGIPFHISLIYSSHTWHVNSAEPSWWLTVFNDFIHSFRMQVFFVISGYFSYMLYLRYPMKKWWQVRVERVGIPMLTAIPLLTLPQFIMLQYVNGKAGVWSDLSRYDKYNTLAWELVSHLWFLLVLVVLTTLGLAMFRWIKQRQQASITAFFDNITLGKLTLVFLGLGVFYAAMRRTLFIFFPHTLSDGLFNFVVMQTLFYLPFFILGAQTFVNARLKTLFITPSPWSMAGALLGFIAYRVNQHFGSGDAWMYETEYVITMVLGLLMVNVVFSLGYRLLNFQSARVTYFVNASLFIYLVHHPLTLLYGAWIAPAIGSDTLGFITGLVFVIGSAVILYELHLRIPLLRFLFSGKPQPRHTEAHASASKPA
- a CDS encoding fimbrial protein domain-containing protein: MKTLVKFVFPFVCLSSALFSAGVQASSPPAQGGVIHFVGQIVEDPCDIATSSQAVSLRCMRNGKVSTTAISYQQAEAGTAMSNNIASISMHYLNPQHTLATVIVDYK
- the csgD gene encoding biofilm master transcriptional regulator CsgD, whose protein sequence is MRTDKTPSVLRSLLLITRPSLQSTLLLQALKKRFYNDVTLEHCDVVDSEIVDDGDLLLFDMQSIDSQAMHQWCFALQNCPKQFKVLLFNTPQHYHNRDIVEWPMISGVFHTETDEEHLIDGIKNVCRGEKCFPKVINDYIVQQLNLSHPQWNECVELTRREKEILCKLRQGASNIEIAHLLFISENTVKTHIYNLFKKLSVKNRTQAVFWANRNLR